From a region of the Myxococcaceae bacterium JPH2 genome:
- the nrfD gene encoding polysulfide reductase NrfD, whose product MAETAHAAALDPLEPRRLVAPHHDDKSLNETLLDHVWRKPGKGWFMLFGMTSAALGLLVLGVTYTLARGIGVWGNNQPVGWAFDIINFVWWVGIGHAGTLISAILLLFQQKWRTSINRFAEAMTLFAVMCAGLFPLLHTGRPWFAFWLFPYPSTLGAWPQFRSPLVWDVFAISTYLTVSALFWYVGLIPDLAALRDSSKGKLQRIIYGAFSLGWRGSGRHWHNYKTAYLLLAGLSTPLVVSVHTIVSFDFATSQIPGWHATIFPPYFVAGAVFSGFAMVITLIVPARKYLGLRDVITDRHLENMNKVILATGLLVSYGYMMEHFVAWYSQNEYEFWTFYVNRATGPYAGVYWLMITCNVVTPNIFWFKKCRTSIPIMWVASILVNIGMWCERFIIIVTSLSQDFLPSSWDIYKPTWVDWSIYIGTLGLFGTLFLLFLKFVPAVAVSEVKELQLELKHAEHNAHSHGAH is encoded by the coding sequence ATGGCCGAGACTGCTCACGCCGCCGCGCTCGATCCCCTCGAGCCCCGGCGCCTCGTCGCACCGCACCACGACGACAAGTCGCTGAATGAGACGCTGCTGGACCATGTCTGGCGCAAGCCCGGCAAGGGCTGGTTCATGCTCTTCGGCATGACCTCCGCCGCCCTGGGACTGCTCGTCCTGGGCGTCACCTACACCCTGGCGCGCGGCATTGGCGTGTGGGGCAACAACCAGCCGGTGGGCTGGGCGTTCGACATCATCAACTTCGTCTGGTGGGTCGGTATCGGCCACGCCGGAACGCTCATCTCCGCCATCCTCCTGCTCTTCCAGCAGAAGTGGCGCACGAGCATCAACCGCTTCGCCGAGGCGATGACGCTCTTCGCGGTCATGTGCGCGGGTCTGTTCCCGCTCTTGCACACGGGCCGTCCCTGGTTCGCCTTCTGGCTGTTCCCGTACCCCAGCACCCTGGGCGCGTGGCCGCAGTTCCGCTCGCCGCTCGTGTGGGACGTGTTCGCCATCTCCACGTACCTCACGGTGTCCGCGCTGTTCTGGTACGTGGGCCTCATCCCGGACCTGGCCGCCCTGCGTGACTCGTCCAAGGGCAAGCTGCAGCGCATCATCTACGGCGCGTTCAGCCTCGGGTGGCGCGGCTCCGGCCGGCACTGGCACAACTACAAGACGGCGTACCTGCTGCTCGCGGGCCTCTCCACGCCGCTCGTGGTGTCCGTGCACACCATCGTTTCCTTCGACTTCGCCACGTCCCAGATTCCGGGCTGGCACGCGACCATCTTCCCGCCCTACTTCGTGGCTGGCGCCGTGTTCAGCGGCTTCGCGATGGTCATCACGCTCATCGTCCCGGCGCGCAAGTACCTGGGTCTGCGGGACGTCATCACGGACCGCCACCTGGAGAACATGAACAAGGTCATCCTCGCGACCGGCCTGCTCGTGTCCTACGGGTACATGATGGAGCACTTCGTCGCCTGGTACTCCCAGAACGAGTACGAGTTCTGGACGTTCTACGTGAACCGCGCCACGGGCCCCTACGCCGGCGTGTACTGGCTGATGATCACGTGCAACGTCGTCACGCCGAACATCTTCTGGTTCAAGAAGTGCCGCACCAGCATCCCCATCATGTGGGTGGCCTCCATCCTGGTGAACATCGGCATGTGGTGTGAGCGCTTCATCATCATCGTGACATCGCTCAGCCAGGACTTCCTGCCCTCCTCGTGGGACATCTACAAGCCCACCTGGGTGGACTGGAGCATCTACATCGGCACGCTGGGCCTGTTCGGCACCCTGTTCCTGCTGTTCCTCAAGTTCGTCCCCGCCGTCGCGGTGAGCGAAGTGAAGGAGCTGCAGCTGGAGCTGAAGCACGCCGAGCACAACGCCCACTCCCACGGAGCCCACTAG
- a CDS encoding DUF3341 domain-containing protein, which yields MEAKVLDSWVLAEFATPDILVDATNQMREKGYQGMDTYSPYPLHGGSEALGLPPSRVPFIALGGGLTGMCTALAMQTWMNTIDYPLNIGGRPLLSLPAWIPITFELSVLFAAFGIFFGLLGLSRLPQPYHVAFESEAFRTASTHGYWLGVPFAAGTDSAETMNQLKALGATQVTIVTGEKE from the coding sequence ATGGAAGCCAAGGTCCTCGATTCCTGGGTGCTGGCCGAGTTCGCCACGCCAGACATCCTGGTGGATGCCACCAACCAGATGCGCGAGAAGGGCTACCAGGGCATGGATACCTACTCTCCGTACCCGCTCCATGGCGGCTCGGAGGCGCTGGGTCTGCCCCCGTCGCGCGTCCCCTTCATCGCGTTGGGCGGTGGTCTCACGGGCATGTGCACCGCCCTGGCCATGCAGACGTGGATGAACACCATCGACTATCCGCTCAACATCGGCGGTCGTCCGCTGCTCAGCCTTCCGGCGTGGATTCCCATCACGTTCGAGCTGAGCGTGCTCTTCGCCGCGTTCGGCATCTTCTTCGGTCTGCTCGGCCTCAGCCGCCTGCCGCAGCCCTACCACGTGGCCTTCGAGTCGGAGGCGTTCCGCACCGCCTCCACCCACGGCTACTGGCTGGGCGTGCCGTTCGCGGCCGGGACGGACAGCGCCGAGACCATGAACCAGCTCAAGGCCCTGGGCGCCACCCAGGTGACCATCGTCACGGGAGAGAAGGAATGA
- a CDS encoding cytochrome c: MRWLIPAAGLAALTGCEVSSEFLQRMEVQAKYENYEASEFWPDGRSMRVPPAGSIPRERPVGNPGISTGRANGQPVATIPMSVDKPLIALGQKKYNIVCAQCHGVLGDGNSIVAENMGMRLPPSLLELANKPAGHFYTAINEGYGVMPSFSGELDTRERWAVVAYVRALQAARSPQGQQPVPQENR, encoded by the coding sequence ATGAGGTGGCTCATCCCCGCCGCGGGACTCGCCGCGCTCACGGGCTGCGAGGTCAGCTCCGAGTTCCTCCAGCGCATGGAGGTCCAGGCGAAGTACGAGAACTACGAGGCGTCCGAGTTCTGGCCGGACGGCCGCTCCATGCGCGTGCCTCCCGCGGGTTCCATCCCGCGTGAGCGCCCGGTGGGCAACCCCGGCATCAGCACCGGCCGCGCCAATGGCCAGCCGGTGGCGACCATCCCCATGTCGGTGGACAAGCCGCTCATCGCCCTGGGTCAGAAGAAGTACAACATCGTCTGCGCGCAGTGCCACGGCGTGCTCGGCGACGGCAACAGCATCGTCGCGGAGAACATGGGCATGCGCCTGCCTCCGTCCCTGCTGGAGCTGGCGAACAAGCCCGCGGGCCACTTCTACACCGCCATCAACGAGGGCTACGGCGTGATGCCGTCCTTCTCGGGCGAGCTGGACACGCGGGAGCGCTGGGCCGTGGTCGCCTACGTGCGAGCGCTCCAGGCCGCCCGCAGCCCCCAGGGCCAGCAGCCCGTCCCTCAGGAGAACCGATGA
- a CDS encoding SCO family protein, whose translation MRSLYVHTTPRTLRALGFLAAAALVLAHATPASALPGGGKTPRAIVEADSDAPLPVRGVDVEEHLGEPVPMETRFTDEQGQEVRLGDVMPKTRPTVLTLVYYSCPMLCNLVINGQVSVMRELGLELGKDYEAVTLSIDPQDTPELSSERRRKYLQGMGKPETAPWRFLTGTEENIRKVADAVGFKYVYDASTKQYAHPAVVMVLTPEGSISRYLYGTTFPAKDVKFALLEAAGGRVGTSFDRIVLSCFKYDTATRRYGFYIFGFIRLGSLAVFGALATMLIYFWRRELKKGATT comes from the coding sequence ATGCGGTCCCTCTACGTGCACACCACCCCGCGCACCCTGCGTGCCCTGGGGTTCCTCGCGGCGGCGGCGCTGGTGCTGGCCCATGCCACGCCCGCGTCCGCGCTGCCGGGCGGCGGCAAGACGCCGCGCGCCATCGTGGAGGCGGACTCGGACGCACCCCTTCCGGTGCGGGGCGTGGACGTGGAGGAGCACCTGGGGGAGCCCGTCCCCATGGAGACGCGGTTCACGGACGAGCAGGGCCAGGAGGTGCGGCTGGGCGACGTGATGCCGAAGACGCGCCCCACGGTCCTCACGCTGGTGTACTACTCCTGCCCCATGCTCTGTAACCTGGTCATCAACGGGCAGGTCAGCGTCATGCGCGAGCTGGGCCTGGAGCTGGGCAAGGACTACGAGGCGGTGACGCTGAGCATCGACCCGCAGGACACCCCGGAGCTGAGCAGCGAGCGCCGGCGGAAGTACCTGCAGGGCATGGGCAAGCCGGAGACGGCCCCCTGGCGGTTCCTCACCGGCACCGAGGAGAACATCCGCAAGGTCGCCGATGCAGTGGGCTTCAAGTATGTGTATGACGCGAGCACGAAGCAGTACGCCCACCCCGCGGTGGTGATGGTGCTCACGCCGGAGGGGAGCATCTCGCGCTACCTCTACGGCACGACGTTTCCGGCCAAGGACGTGAAGTTCGCGTTGCTGGAGGCGGCCGGCGGAAGGGTGGGAACGAGCTTCGATCGCATCGTCCTGTCCTGCTTCAAGTATGACACCGCCACGCGGCGGTACGGTTTCTACATCTTCGGGTTCATCCGCCTGGGCTCCCTCGCCGTGTTCGGAGCCCTGGCCACGATGCTGATCTATTTCTGGAGGCGCGAGCTGAAGAAAGGCGCGACTACATGA
- the coxB gene encoding cytochrome c oxidase subunit II, whose translation MSDLANKLLFLPERASTFADRIDFLHYFVVGTTMVASAGVGLAALFMFFRYRRRVENQATEYVVPNLKTEFLFVSVPLVFFLAWFAIGFRDFTWFTTPPKDSMDVYVMGKQWMWKFSYPEGPNGVNVLHVPANRPVRLLITSRDVIHSFFVPSFRIKMDALPGRYTQAWFEATKPGTYQVLCTEYCGLSHSKMLAEVVVMAPEEYDNWIKEQRRGRLQDRQDALADNSLVPGTARMAEQGQKLAGTQGCLKCHSVDGSQHIGPTFLGMYDRLEHLQDGQNIRVDEAYITQSMMDPGAHIVAGYQNVMPTYQGKLQGPESAAIVEYIKSLRTANVREGASEGPAYDPIQ comes from the coding sequence ATGAGCGACCTGGCCAACAAACTGTTGTTCCTCCCGGAGCGCGCGTCCACGTTCGCGGACCGGATCGACTTCCTGCACTACTTCGTCGTCGGCACGACGATGGTTGCGTCCGCGGGCGTCGGCCTGGCGGCGCTGTTCATGTTCTTCCGCTACCGCCGGCGGGTAGAGAACCAGGCGACGGAGTACGTCGTCCCGAACCTGAAGACGGAGTTCCTCTTCGTCTCGGTTCCGCTGGTGTTCTTCCTGGCGTGGTTCGCCATCGGGTTCCGGGACTTCACGTGGTTCACCACGCCGCCCAAGGACTCGATGGATGTCTACGTCATGGGCAAGCAGTGGATGTGGAAGTTCTCCTATCCGGAGGGCCCCAACGGCGTGAACGTGCTGCACGTGCCGGCCAACCGCCCGGTGCGCCTGCTCATCACGTCGCGCGACGTCATCCACTCCTTCTTCGTGCCGTCCTTCCGCATCAAGATGGATGCGCTGCCGGGCCGCTACACGCAGGCCTGGTTCGAGGCGACGAAGCCGGGCACGTACCAGGTGCTGTGCACCGAGTACTGCGGCCTGTCGCACTCGAAGATGCTCGCGGAGGTCGTGGTCATGGCCCCCGAGGAGTACGACAACTGGATCAAGGAGCAGCGCCGCGGGCGGCTCCAGGACCGTCAGGACGCGCTCGCGGACAACTCGCTGGTGCCGGGCACCGCGCGCATGGCGGAGCAGGGCCAGAAGCTGGCCGGCACGCAGGGCTGCCTCAAGTGCCACTCCGTGGACGGCTCGCAGCACATCGGCCCCACGTTCCTTGGCATGTATGACCGGCTGGAGCACCTCCAGGACGGCCAGAACATCCGCGTGGACGAGGCCTACATCACCCAGTCCATGATGGACCCGGGCGCGCACATCGTCGCCGGCTACCAGAATGTGATGCCGACCTATCAGGGCAAGCTGCAGGGCCCCGAGTCGGCCGCCATCGTCGAGTACATCAAGTCGCTGCGCACCGCGAACGTTCGCGAGGGCGCCTCCGAGGGACCCGCTTATGACCCCATCCAGTAG
- a CDS encoding cytochrome c oxidase subunit I, protein MTPSSSIAAPGAAPGHEAHHEHGDHPSYLVDGTTVKSWLLTVDHKRIGIMYMFWVLLFFLVGGIFAMMIRLELLTPGPTIMDAMTYNRTFTLHGVVMIFLFMIPAIPAIFGNFMLPLMLGAKDVAFPRLNLLSLYVYLAGAGFALWGMLNGGLDTGWTFYTPYSAHTTTTVAPVLFGAFIIGFSSILTGMNFIVTAHTMRAPGITWFKMPLFVWALYATSCIQVLATPVIGLLLLLVSAENLFNLGMFDVARGGDPVLFQHLFWFYSHPAVYIMVLPAFGVMSEVVSTFSRKNIFGYRAVAYSSVGIAFVGFFAWGHHMFVSGQSTFDAGIFGALSMLVGVFTAIKVFNWVGTVYKGAVEFTTPFAYFCGFLFFTVFGGMTGIAVATVSLDVPWHDTYFVVAHFHFIMVGATIMAFLAALHYWFPKMFGKTYHEGWGLVSAALIILGFNATFIPQFLLGNAGMPRRYYEYPERFQALNVASTAGASLLAFGFVIIALYLVWALIYGKRVDNPWGSKGYEWLTASPPPTHNFVGPQPTYPEEPHFYVDPKKAEVSDAV, encoded by the coding sequence ATGACCCCATCCAGTAGCATCGCCGCGCCGGGGGCTGCTCCCGGCCACGAGGCGCACCACGAGCACGGGGACCACCCGAGCTATCTGGTCGACGGCACCACGGTGAAGTCGTGGCTGCTCACCGTGGACCACAAGCGCATCGGCATCATGTACATGTTCTGGGTGCTGCTCTTCTTCCTCGTGGGCGGCATCTTCGCGATGATGATTCGTCTGGAGCTGTTGACTCCAGGTCCGACCATCATGGACGCGATGACGTACAACCGGACGTTCACGCTGCATGGCGTGGTCATGATCTTCTTGTTCATGATCCCCGCCATCCCGGCCATCTTCGGCAACTTCATGCTGCCGCTGATGCTGGGCGCCAAGGACGTGGCCTTCCCCCGGCTGAACCTGCTGTCCCTGTACGTGTACCTGGCGGGCGCGGGCTTCGCGCTCTGGGGCATGCTCAACGGCGGCCTGGACACCGGCTGGACGTTCTACACGCCGTACAGCGCGCACACGACGACGACGGTGGCGCCGGTGCTCTTCGGCGCGTTCATCATCGGGTTCAGCTCCATCCTCACCGGTATGAACTTCATCGTGACGGCGCACACCATGCGCGCGCCGGGCATCACGTGGTTCAAGATGCCGCTGTTCGTGTGGGCGCTCTACGCCACGAGCTGCATCCAGGTGCTCGCCACGCCGGTGATTGGCCTGCTGCTCCTGCTCGTGTCGGCGGAGAACCTGTTCAACCTGGGCATGTTCGACGTGGCCCGCGGCGGTGACCCGGTCCTCTTCCAGCACCTGTTCTGGTTCTACAGCCACCCGGCCGTGTACATCATGGTGCTGCCGGCGTTCGGCGTGATGAGCGAGGTGGTCAGCACCTTCAGCCGCAAGAACATCTTCGGCTACCGCGCGGTGGCGTACTCCAGCGTGGGCATCGCGTTCGTGGGCTTCTTCGCCTGGGGCCACCACATGTTCGTGTCCGGTCAGTCGACCTTCGACGCGGGCATCTTCGGCGCGCTCAGCATGCTGGTGGGTGTGTTCACCGCCATCAAGGTCTTCAACTGGGTGGGCACCGTCTACAAGGGCGCGGTGGAGTTCACCACGCCGTTCGCCTACTTCTGCGGCTTCCTGTTCTTCACCGTGTTCGGTGGCATGACGGGCATCGCGGTGGCGACGGTGTCGCTGGACGTGCCGTGGCACGACACCTACTTCGTCGTGGCGCACTTCCACTTCATCATGGTCGGCGCGACCATCATGGCCTTCCTGGCGGCGCTCCACTACTGGTTCCCCAAGATGTTCGGGAAGACCTACCACGAGGGCTGGGGCCTGGTGTCCGCGGCGCTCATCATCCTGGGCTTCAACGCGACCTTCATCCCCCAATTCCTCCTGGGCAACGCGGGCATGCCGCGCCGGTACTATGAGTACCCGGAGCGGTTCCAGGCCCTGAACGTGGCCTCCACGGCGGGCGCGTCCCTGCTGGCGTTCGGCTTCGTCATCATCGCCCTGTACCTGGTGTGGGCCCTGATTTATGGGAAGCGCGTGGACAACCCGTGGGGCAGCAAGGGCTATGAGTGGCTGACGGCGTCTCCGCCGCCGACCCACAACTTCGTGGGCCCGCAGCCGACGTACCCGGAAGAGCCCCACTTCTACGTGGATCCGAAGAAGGCCGAGGTCTCCGATGCAGTCTAG
- a CDS encoding cytochrome c oxidase subunit 3 family protein: MQSSHSASAQGGAKLAAHFASLDVQKHAARLGMWLFLATEILLFAGLFACYAAYRFLFPEAWAASSRSLDLLMGSINTIVLITSSFTAAMAVHYAKEGKNKMVGHMFFLTLLMAGAFLVIKYFEYKHKFHIGTLPGRYYFYDGIQVPGAPMFFTVYFASTALHAFHVIIGMTVLAIIMVRAYRKGDFGPNNYTAVELGSMYWHLVDLVWIFLFPMLYLV; the protein is encoded by the coding sequence ATGCAGTCTAGTCACTCCGCCTCCGCCCAGGGCGGCGCCAAGCTGGCGGCGCACTTCGCGTCGCTGGATGTGCAGAAGCACGCGGCGCGTCTGGGCATGTGGCTGTTCCTTGCCACGGAAATCCTGCTCTTCGCCGGTCTCTTCGCCTGCTACGCGGCCTACCGCTTCCTGTTCCCGGAAGCGTGGGCGGCGAGCAGCCGGAGCCTGGACCTGCTGATGGGCAGCATCAACACCATCGTGCTCATCACCTCCTCGTTCACCGCCGCCATGGCGGTGCACTACGCGAAGGAGGGGAAGAACAAGATGGTGGGGCACATGTTCTTCCTCACGCTGCTGATGGCGGGCGCGTTCCTCGTCATCAAGTACTTCGAGTACAAGCACAAGTTCCACATCGGGACGCTGCCGGGCCGGTACTACTTCTACGACGGCATCCAGGTGCCGGGCGCGCCGATGTTCTTCACGGTGTACTTCGCGTCCACCGCCCTGCACGCCTTCCACGTCATCATCGGCATGACGGTGCTGGCCATCATCATGGTCCGCGCCTACCGCAAGGGTGACTTCGGTCCGAACAACTACACCGCGGTCGAGCTGGGCTCCATGTACTGGCACCTCGTCGACCTGGTGTGGATCTTCCTCTTCCCGATGCTGTACCTCGTTTAA
- a CDS encoding cytochrome C oxidase subunit IV family protein, whose translation MASVANESRQEEHNMQGHHGAGRYVAIWLILSVLTVVTVLTGRMHLPSFGLLLALVIASVKGTLVALYFMHLSEHRGANRLVFGVSIFFVVLLISFVLMDFGTRFRLANPPGSQYSDLQAVDIGANKAEGRFGGNTHEKQDHEKHE comes from the coding sequence ATGGCTTCCGTTGCCAACGAATCGCGTCAGGAAGAGCACAACATGCAGGGGCACCATGGCGCCGGCCGTTACGTCGCCATCTGGCTCATCCTGTCCGTGTTGACGGTGGTCACGGTCCTCACGGGCCGCATGCACCTGCCCAGCTTCGGCCTCTTGCTGGCGCTCGTCATCGCCAGCGTGAAGGGCACGCTGGTGGCGCTGTACTTCATGCACCTGTCCGAGCACCGAGGCGCCAACCGCCTGGTGTTTGGCGTGTCCATCTTCTTCGTGGTGCTGCTCATCAGCTTCGTGCTGATGGACTTCGGCACCCGCTTCCGGCTGGCCAACCCGCCGGGCTCCCAGTACAGCGACCTGCAGGCCGTGGACATCGGCGCCAACAAGGCCGAGGGCCGCTTCGGGGGGAACACCCACGAGAAGCAGGACCACGAGAAGCACGAGTAG
- a CDS encoding DUF481 domain-containing protein, whose protein sequence is MLSAALLLATSLQAQTPAPAPKEPARDDKAARAVVAQSSAPAASSADASAAERAAVAAERAAAAAEKSAEASARLAEAMERLAEAAAKNQGTATTPPPPVETAKANEVTSPKSGQWDVSIGLGLISLTGNASTLTFSGLASAQRKTEHWIYSVKGYGAYGRSRPPEVQGGEVMESQVVALNAGLELRGDRRFTQLLSGYLLAGADTDHVKSVESRPFGEGGGSILWWDGKTADGRDSTLRTDIAFRYARETRFQYYPTRMDLPDVDLGGPRFGALLRYGLSQDIIFQEDVEVLLSVIGDSRVLLSSQTQLSAKLTQSLSLGVGFLVKSDSEPPAGKVSTDTALSFNLSVAL, encoded by the coding sequence ATGCTTTCCGCCGCACTGTTGCTCGCCACATCGCTACAGGCCCAGACCCCCGCTCCCGCGCCGAAGGAGCCCGCGCGTGATGACAAGGCCGCGCGCGCCGTCGTGGCCCAGTCCTCGGCCCCCGCGGCCTCGAGCGCGGATGCCTCGGCCGCCGAGCGCGCCGCGGTCGCCGCCGAGCGCGCCGCCGCCGCCGCCGAGAAGTCCGCCGAGGCCAGCGCCCGTCTCGCCGAGGCGATGGAGCGCCTCGCCGAGGCCGCCGCCAAGAACCAGGGCACCGCCACCACGCCGCCGCCTCCGGTGGAGACCGCGAAGGCCAACGAGGTGACGTCGCCCAAGTCGGGGCAGTGGGATGTCTCCATCGGCCTGGGCCTCATCTCGCTGACGGGCAACGCGTCCACGCTGACGTTCAGCGGACTGGCCAGCGCGCAGCGCAAGACGGAGCACTGGATCTACTCGGTCAAGGGCTACGGCGCCTACGGCCGCAGCCGTCCGCCCGAGGTGCAGGGGGGAGAGGTGATGGAGTCCCAGGTGGTGGCGCTCAACGCCGGCCTGGAGCTGCGCGGTGACCGGCGCTTCACCCAGCTCCTCAGCGGCTACCTGCTGGCCGGCGCGGACACGGACCACGTGAAGAGCGTGGAGTCGCGTCCCTTCGGCGAAGGCGGAGGAAGCATCCTCTGGTGGGATGGGAAGACGGCGGACGGGCGTGACTCCACGCTGCGCACCGATATCGCCTTCCGCTACGCGCGCGAGACGCGCTTCCAGTACTACCCCACGCGGATGGACCTGCCGGACGTGGACCTGGGCGGCCCGCGCTTCGGAGCCCTGCTGCGCTACGGCCTGTCGCAGGACATCATCTTCCAGGAGGACGTGGAGGTCCTGCTGAGTGTCATCGGCGACTCGCGCGTGCTGCTCAGCAGCCAGACGCAGCTCAGCGCCAAGCTCACCCAGTCCCTCTCGTTGGGCGTGGGCTTCCTCGTGAAGAGCGACAGCGAGCCGCCCGCGGGCAAGGTGTCCACGGACACGGCCCTGTCGTTCAACCTCTCCGTGGCCCTGTAG
- a CDS encoding N-acetyltransferase yields the protein MHLVLATEAQKTQRDAVTHAAWGSPLTVAQFQGRELRLRSHPWCRAGMKTWLWVADDGAVLSSCESFSNHSQLRASDGSREAGESFSIASVYTEPHLRGHGHATRMMDAVAHELGRLAPRAHAAVLFSDVGAPLYRRSGYVESAAWDWTAPSEGASAGRAERLGEHDVPSALARLRAPDAPFFLWPSAGQLDWHLERERIYAALLERPRPEACGAVVGDSTALWCMMARYGELVLLMLDARSPADAEALLTEARRVAHAARLPRVVVWEEPGTAEVLAAVAGRVGLTRSARDGSLPMLRPLHARLPAVETVPFSRALWV from the coding sequence ATGCACCTGGTCCTCGCCACCGAAGCGCAGAAGACACAGCGCGACGCTGTCACCCACGCCGCCTGGGGCTCACCTCTCACCGTCGCGCAGTTCCAGGGACGCGAGCTGCGGCTGCGCTCCCACCCCTGGTGCCGCGCGGGCATGAAGACCTGGCTGTGGGTGGCGGACGACGGCGCCGTGCTCAGCTCGTGTGAGTCCTTCTCCAATCACAGCCAACTGCGCGCCTCGGACGGCTCGCGCGAGGCGGGTGAGAGCTTCTCCATCGCGAGCGTCTATACGGAGCCCCACCTGCGCGGCCATGGACACGCCACGCGGATGATGGACGCGGTGGCCCACGAGCTGGGGCGACTGGCTCCGCGCGCGCACGCCGCGGTCCTCTTCTCCGACGTGGGCGCCCCGCTCTACCGCCGCTCCGGCTACGTGGAGTCAGCCGCTTGGGATTGGACGGCGCCGTCGGAGGGCGCCTCGGCTGGACGCGCGGAGCGGCTGGGTGAGCACGACGTGCCCTCGGCGCTGGCGCGGCTGCGCGCCCCGGACGCGCCCTTCTTCCTCTGGCCCAGCGCTGGGCAGCTCGACTGGCATCTGGAGCGGGAGCGCATCTACGCGGCGCTGCTCGAGCGGCCCCGCCCGGAGGCGTGCGGCGCGGTGGTGGGCGACTCCACGGCGCTGTGGTGCATGATGGCCCGCTACGGCGAGCTGGTGCTGCTGATGCTGGACGCGCGCTCGCCCGCCGACGCCGAGGCGCTCCTCACCGAGGCCCGCCGCGTGGCGCATGCGGCCCGACTGCCTCGCGTGGTGGTGTGGGAGGAGCCGGGCACCGCCGAGGTGCTCGCCGCCGTGGCCGGACGGGTGGGGCTCACCCGCTCGGCCCGCGATGGCTCCCTGCCCATGCTGCGGCCCCTGCACGCCCGCCTTCCCGCCGTGGAGACCGTTCCCTTCTCGCGCGCCCTCTGGGTGTGA
- a CDS encoding YkgJ family cysteine cluster protein, whose protein sequence is MECTRCGACCVAPDIAALDKPLGLRCPHLTEDNLCSVYERRPQVCRDYEADEVCQRIEAPTLEERVRKYLDLFGLSEEADAVKQGGCASMRAARKLRPGDA, encoded by the coding sequence ATGGAATGCACCCGCTGTGGCGCCTGCTGCGTGGCGCCAGACATCGCCGCGTTGGACAAGCCGCTGGGCCTGCGCTGCCCGCACCTCACCGAGGACAACCTCTGCTCCGTCTATGAGCGGCGCCCCCAGGTGTGCCGCGACTACGAGGCGGACGAGGTGTGCCAGCGCATCGAGGCCCCCACGTTGGAAGAGCGCGTGCGCAAGTACCTGGACCTCTTCGGGCTCTCGGAGGAGGCAGACGCCGTGAAACAGGGCGGCTGCGCCTCCATGCGCGCGGCTCGGAAGCTTCGCCCAGGCGACGCCTGA
- a CDS encoding hydrolase: MSFEPTEPFVPASGLSNTHAQTIYASLVRPTHVPPLRRERRELPDGDFVDLDTFDGARGAPHVVVLHGLEGSSRAGYVTEVLRGAAKRGWGATALNFRSCSGEPNRLARSYHSGEIGDALTIIQDARTRATGPLLAVAFSLGANVLCRLLEELGDDSPVDAATAISAPYDLDACCRKLDGGGPFHLIYRQRFLNTLKVKARDKLRRFPGAFDGRAMEAARTIRGFDDAVTSVLHGFRDAAHYYAEASSGPRLHAIRRPTLLLSAEDDPMLESPVIPLQARDNPHLSVALTRTGGHVGFVGGSPWRPRFWAEAQAFAFFESQLGLAASA, from the coding sequence GTGAGCTTCGAGCCGACCGAGCCCTTCGTCCCCGCGTCCGGATTGAGCAACACGCACGCGCAGACCATCTACGCGTCGCTCGTGCGCCCCACCCACGTGCCACCTCTGCGGCGTGAGCGGCGCGAGCTGCCCGACGGCGACTTCGTGGACCTGGACACCTTCGACGGGGCTCGCGGCGCGCCCCACGTGGTGGTGCTGCACGGGCTGGAGGGCTCGTCCCGAGCGGGCTACGTCACCGAGGTGCTGCGAGGCGCCGCGAAGCGCGGCTGGGGCGCCACCGCCCTCAACTTCCGCTCGTGCAGCGGCGAGCCCAACCGGCTGGCGCGCTCGTATCACTCCGGCGAGATTGGGGATGCGCTGACCATCATCCAGGACGCCCGCACGCGTGCCACGGGGCCGCTGCTCGCGGTGGCCTTCTCGCTGGGCGCCAACGTGCTGTGCCGGCTGTTGGAGGAGCTGGGGGATGACTCGCCGGTGGACGCGGCCACGGCCATCAGCGCGCCGTACGACCTGGACGCGTGCTGCCGCAAGCTCGATGGCGGCGGGCCCTTCCATCTGATTTATCGCCAGCGGTTCCTCAACACGCTGAAGGTCAAGGCGCGCGACAAGCTGCGGCGCTTCCCCGGCGCCTTCGATGGTCGAGCCATGGAGGCCGCGCGCACCATCCGCGGCTTCGATGATGCCGTCACCTCGGTGCTGCACGGCTTCCGCGACGCGGCCCACTACTACGCCGAGGCGTCATCGGGCCCTCGGCTGCACGCCATCCGACGGCCCACGCTGCTGCTCAGCGCCGAGGATGACCCCATGCTCGAGTCCCCCGTGATTCCGCTCCAGGCCCGGGACAATCCGCACCTGAGCGTGGCGCTGACGCGGACGGGCGGGCACGTGGGTTTCGTCGGCGGCAGCCCGTGGCGCCCCCGCTTCTGGGCGGAGGCCCAGGCGTTCGCCTTCTTCGAGTCCCAGCTCGGACTCGCCGCCTCGGCGTAG